A DNA window from Onychostoma macrolepis isolate SWU-2019 chromosome 13, ASM1243209v1, whole genome shotgun sequence contains the following coding sequences:
- the zgc:193505 gene encoding LOW QUALITY PROTEIN: uncharacterized protein zgc:193505 (The sequence of the model RefSeq protein was modified relative to this genomic sequence to represent the inferred CDS: inserted 1 base in 1 codon), which yields MYLLSQNTDTFTRSXQTSTTEDSTNMSFLSGVLGNKAAESFVDQAVDKAASAAKRKVKEAFTGKKQETDKTGGMGGLFPSSGEKDKKPKEKSGGLFGGLLKAEGPGENSGGGAFGAEGSNAADNSGADSSFNNALDDLANEFCEK from the exons ATGTATCTTCTGTCTCAAAACACAGACACATTCACACGCT tgcaaacatcaacaaccgaGGACTCTACAAACATGTCTTTCCTTTCAGGAGTTTTGGGTAATAAAGCAGCAGAGTCATTTGTCGACCAGGCTGTGGACAAAGCAG CTTCTGCAGCTAAAAGAAAAGTGAAGGAAGCATTTACTGGAAAGAAGCAGGAAACTGATAAGACCGGTGGCATGGGAGGTCTTTTCCCAAGTAGCGGGGAGAAGGACAAGAAACCAAAGGAAAAGTCAGGAGGACTATTTGGTGGCCTCCTTAAAGCAGAGGGACCAGGGGAAAACAGCGGCGGAGGAGCCTTTGGTGCTGAAGGCAGCAATGCAGCAGACAACAGTGGTGCAGACAGCA GTTTCAACAATGCACTGGATGACCTTGCTAATGAGTTCTGTGAGAAATGA